In a single window of the candidate division WOR-3 bacterium genome:
- a CDS encoding NADH:ubiquinone reductase (Na(+)-transporting) subunit D, giving the protein MAYTRPWRTFIAGFFKENAVTYQLLGLCSVLAVSNKLENAIAMGLGVVFVVTISSSLIALMRKLIPPQYRMITYMIVTSTFVIIVDQFLKANFPLISSQLGPYVGLIITNCIVMGRQEAFAIKNGAWLSFLDGLGSSMSYLYTLVILGIIREILGFGTLLNVRVMPLDFPPWVVITMAQGAWFLLAIYYWVFRRVAKLKPAEQE; this is encoded by the coding sequence ATCGCCTACACCCGGCCCTGGCGGACTTTCATTGCCGGGTTCTTCAAGGAGAATGCGGTCACCTACCAGCTACTTGGGCTCTGCTCGGTGCTGGCCGTCTCGAACAAGCTGGAGAACGCCATCGCCATGGGACTCGGCGTGGTCTTCGTAGTTACCATCTCGTCTTCGTTGATCGCCCTAATGCGGAAGCTGATACCGCCGCAGTACCGGATGATAACCTACATGATCGTGACTTCGACCTTCGTCATCATCGTCGATCAGTTCCTGAAGGCGAACTTCCCTCTGATCAGCTCCCAGCTCGGACCGTACGTCGGGTTGATCATAACCAACTGCATCGTCATGGGTCGGCAGGAGGCGTTCGCCATCAAGAACGGCGCCTGGCTGTCGTTCCTTGACGGGCTCGGCTCGAGCATGAGCTACCTCTACACCCTTGTCATCCTCGGGATCATCCGCGAAATCCTCGGCTTCGGCACGCTCCTGAACGTCCGGGTGATGCCGCTGGATTTCCCGCCCTGGGTGGTGATCACGATGGCCCAGGGCGCGTGGTTCCTGCTCGCGATCTACTACTGGGTTTTCCGCCGGGTGGCAAAACTCAAACCGGCGGAGCAGGAGTAA
- a CDS encoding FMN-binding protein — translation MNLKRKLLDLLFIVVLGVVSVAMLLAAQSYSAPAVRRFRETRLKTNVLTAAGIPWTQADFREVFERQVREETGSGEAWFVAETLVIYEFRGRGLWGMIEGIATFDSAVTHIASVRVLSQEETPGLGDRIKEPGYLATYRGKTATEPLDLALRHKASLPNEVDAISGATLSSQALVTIVSAAALRLRTAKGEAQ, via the coding sequence ATGAACCTGAAGCGCAAGCTGCTCGATCTCCTCTTCATTGTCGTGCTCGGCGTGGTTTCGGTGGCGATGCTCCTGGCCGCGCAGAGCTACTCGGCGCCGGCGGTCAGGCGCTTCCGCGAGACCCGGCTGAAGACCAATGTCCTGACCGCGGCCGGCATCCCCTGGACCCAGGCCGACTTCAGGGAGGTCTTTGAGCGACAGGTAAGGGAAGAGACCGGCAGTGGAGAGGCGTGGTTCGTCGCCGAAACGCTGGTTATCTACGAATTCAGGGGTCGCGGCCTCTGGGGAATGATTGAAGGTATCGCGACCTTCGACTCGGCCGTCACGCATATCGCCAGCGTCCGCGTGCTCTCACAGGAAGAGACGCCCGGGCTCGGCGACCGGATCAAGGAGCCCGGCTATCTCGCTACCTATAGAGGCAAGACCGCGACCGAGCCGCTCGACCTCGCGCTGCGTCACAAGGCGTCGCTGCCCAACGAGGTAGATGCCATCTCCGGTGCGACGCTCAGTTCGCAGGCACTGGTGACGATCGTCAGCGCTGCCGCGCTGCGGCTGCGGACGGCAAAGGGTGAGGCGCAGTGA
- a CDS encoding RnfABCDGE type electron transport complex subunit D, giving the protein MSRLLHAIVVRLNALTSRGPLKRLQPVTEALDEALLGTDKTAKAAPFLSDGMDIKRMMSLVIIGLVPAALAGIYFYGWYVAAMIATSYAVGGMVEVAFAMARRKPIHEGFLVTGLIFPLVLPPTTPLWIVAVGIFFGTFFGKEVFGGTGRNIFNPALVGRLFVSLAFPSYFATMWGKMHWGGAGGFVKWTVDATTQATPLIDFKGSQLISADPISLLLGHAPGCVGETFRIGILLGGLFVVLTRAGDWRVPVSYLGSVAVSALVLRGLMPGRVAPVWFQLLSGGLMFGAFFMANDPVTSPFTFTGRWVYGLMLGILTVLIRALSGLPESVMFAILLMNAVTPLIDSTVVNISYRRATTKVRRLAA; this is encoded by the coding sequence ATGAGCAGGCTGCTGCACGCCATCGTCGTCCGGCTCAACGCGCTGACCAGCAGGGGGCCGCTCAAGCGGCTCCAGCCGGTGACCGAGGCGCTCGACGAGGCGCTGCTCGGCACGGACAAAACGGCCAAGGCCGCGCCATTCCTGTCCGACGGCATGGACATCAAACGGATGATGTCGCTGGTCATCATCGGCCTCGTCCCGGCCGCCCTGGCCGGCATCTACTTCTACGGCTGGTACGTGGCGGCGATGATCGCCACCTCCTATGCGGTCGGCGGAATGGTCGAGGTCGCGTTCGCGATGGCCCGCCGCAAGCCGATCCACGAAGGCTTCCTTGTCACCGGCCTCATCTTCCCGCTGGTGCTGCCGCCGACGACGCCGCTCTGGATCGTCGCGGTCGGCATCTTCTTCGGGACCTTCTTCGGCAAGGAGGTTTTCGGCGGGACCGGGCGCAACATCTTCAACCCCGCGCTGGTCGGCCGGCTCTTCGTCAGCCTCGCCTTCCCGAGCTACTTCGCGACGATGTGGGGCAAGATGCACTGGGGCGGAGCGGGCGGGTTCGTGAAATGGACGGTTGACGCCACGACCCAGGCGACGCCGCTGATCGACTTCAAAGGCTCGCAGCTCATCTCCGCCGATCCGATATCGCTGCTGCTGGGCCACGCGCCCGGGTGCGTGGGCGAGACATTCCGCATCGGCATCCTGCTCGGCGGGCTGTTCGTCGTTTTGACCCGGGCCGGGGACTGGCGAGTGCCGGTGTCCTACCTCGGGAGCGTGGCGGTTTCGGCGCTGGTCCTGCGCGGATTGATGCCCGGGCGGGTCGCGCCGGTCTGGTTCCAGCTCCTTTCCGGCGGGCTGATGTTCGGAGCCTTCTTCATGGCCAATGACCCGGTGACGTCGCCGTTCACCTTCACCGGCCGATGGGTCTACGGCCTCATGCTCGGGATCCTGACCGTGTTGATCCGCGCCCTGTCCGGCCTGCCTGAGAGCGTGATGTTCGCCATCCTCTTGATGAACGCCGTCACCCCGCTGATCGACAGCACGGTCGTCAACATCTCATACCGGCGGGCGACCACGAAGGTGCGAAGGCTCGCAGCATGA
- a CDS encoding 4Fe-4S dicluster domain-containing protein — protein sequence MTRILGRRTFGGGLRFRHYAGQPQADVETPGLPRRVVIPMLQGYGVPLEPLVKPGERVFAGQVIGRDDATVSSPVHATISGTVAQITRVTVRGREVAAAIIDGDGTDAWTRLDGASPDWQSLGPETIEDLLYRSGVTGLAREGIPTRYRSAVIGPESVRHVIVTLVGADVFKPNPAVLLGESELPGFATGLAILGRVLPNAGFHVAVSDEASVLVRSLTRALAGNPKTTIHALEPRYPQEFTEMLVRSVLKEDFPFGFAAANIGVVVADVQAVLAARDAVVEGRPVIERLVALAGPGFRKPGYRRVRIGSSFEQVVAGRLKSGDLMQKIVLDSILSGQAIDDLTRPIDRTATMAIAVPDDNRRLPFAFARPGLHSESFSRSFVPAWLPVKKAANTNRHGEERPCIQCGWCARACPVRIIPQLIYRQSRRNIDETLVRYGAFNCIDCNLCTLVCPSKIPLARRIADARTQLVEVGCDNSSCVVPRFDLKGIEEYKGVKSIR from the coding sequence ATGACCCGGATACTGGGACGCCGAACGTTCGGCGGCGGGCTGCGCTTCCGGCACTACGCGGGCCAGCCGCAGGCGGATGTTGAGACGCCCGGCCTGCCGCGCCGGGTGGTCATCCCCATGCTGCAGGGCTACGGCGTGCCGCTCGAGCCGCTGGTCAAGCCGGGCGAGCGCGTGTTCGCTGGCCAGGTCATCGGCCGGGACGATGCTACGGTCTCTTCGCCGGTCCACGCTACGATCAGCGGCACGGTCGCGCAGATCACCCGGGTCACAGTCCGCGGCCGTGAAGTCGCCGCCGCCATAATCGACGGCGACGGCACCGACGCGTGGACCAGACTCGACGGTGCATCCCCGGACTGGCAGAGCCTGGGCCCCGAGACAATCGAGGACCTGCTTTACCGCTCGGGCGTAACCGGTCTGGCGCGCGAAGGCATCCCGACCCGGTACCGTTCGGCGGTCATCGGACCGGAGTCGGTGCGGCATGTCATCGTCACCCTTGTCGGCGCCGACGTCTTTAAACCCAACCCGGCCGTGCTGCTCGGCGAAAGCGAGTTGCCCGGGTTTGCCACGGGCCTCGCCATCCTCGGACGTGTACTTCCGAATGCCGGCTTCCATGTGGCGGTCAGCGACGAGGCGAGCGTCCTGGTCCGCAGCCTGACCCGAGCGCTTGCCGGGAACCCCAAGACGACCATTCACGCGCTCGAGCCCCGCTACCCGCAGGAATTCACCGAGATGCTGGTCAGGTCCGTGCTCAAAGAGGACTTTCCCTTCGGCTTCGCGGCGGCCAACATCGGAGTCGTCGTTGCCGACGTTCAGGCGGTCCTGGCGGCGCGTGACGCCGTGGTCGAGGGTCGCCCGGTCATCGAGCGACTGGTCGCGCTTGCCGGCCCGGGATTCCGGAAACCCGGATACCGGCGGGTGCGGATCGGCAGTTCTTTCGAGCAGGTCGTCGCCGGCCGGCTCAAGTCCGGTGACCTCATGCAGAAGATCGTGCTCGACAGCATCCTGTCCGGTCAGGCAATCGACGATCTCACGCGACCGATCGATCGTACAGCGACGATGGCAATTGCCGTGCCCGACGATAATCGGCGGCTGCCGTTCGCATTCGCTCGTCCCGGACTGCACAGCGAGTCGTTCTCGCGCAGCTTCGTTCCCGCCTGGCTGCCGGTGAAGAAGGCCGCAAATACCAACCGGCACGGTGAAGAGCGGCCCTGTATCCAGTGCGGTTGGTGTGCCCGGGCCTGCCCGGTGCGCATCATCCCGCAGCTCATCTACCGCCAGTCGCGCCGCAACATTGATGAGACCCTGGTGCGCTACGGCGCGTTCAACTGCATCGACTGCAACCTCTGCACCCTCGTGTGCCCATCCAAGATTCCGCTCGCCCGCCGCATCGCCGATGCCAGAACGCAGCTGGTCGAGGTCGGCTGCGACAACTCGTCGTGTGTCGTACCGAGGTTTGACCTCAAGGGCATCGAGGAGTACAAGGGGGTGAAGAGCATCCGATGA
- a CDS encoding sigma-54-dependent Fis family transcriptional regulator — MVRRRVLVIEDEELKRLTVVDALTDAGYEVRGTGDGTEGFQLLRDEFWDVALVDMKLPGMDGMTILAQARQVRPETSIVMMTAYGSVQTAVEAMRGGAYDFLTKPFTTDELLVKIERLFEYRAKSSENAALRQALDSEYKLHSMVGRSRSMRRLFEQICVVADSDANVLVVGETGTGKELVAETIHYSSPRRQGPLVKVSCVTLRESLIESELFGHEEGAFSGAIRARPGRFELAAGGTLFLDEVDDVPLSVQPKLLRVLQSREFERVGGEKMLRADVRVVAATKQDIPQLVAQGRFREDLYYRLNTVTLRMPPLRERKDEISVLVEHFVRKHDRLEGREFSSAALDVLCRYSWPGNIRELEHVVEAALVMTKDQVLEPPHLPHDFLETVSIRSGTLKVALRDELAGIERQTIVKALAASDGNISRAAMHLHLARGTLRDRMKKLGIRAARGHKPQATRSKPRTPEDPQS, encoded by the coding sequence ATGGTCAGGCGCCGCGTGCTGGTGATCGAGGACGAGGAGCTGAAACGCCTTACCGTGGTCGACGCGCTGACCGACGCTGGCTACGAGGTGCGCGGAACCGGGGACGGCACCGAGGGCTTCCAGTTGCTCCGCGACGAGTTCTGGGACGTCGCCCTGGTGGACATGAAGCTGCCCGGGATGGACGGCATGACGATACTCGCCCAGGCCCGGCAGGTGAGGCCCGAGACATCGATTGTGATGATGACCGCCTACGGCTCGGTACAGACCGCAGTGGAGGCGATGCGGGGCGGCGCGTACGATTTTCTGACCAAGCCGTTCACGACCGACGAGCTGCTGGTGAAGATCGAACGGCTTTTCGAGTACCGGGCCAAGTCGAGCGAGAACGCGGCGCTGCGACAGGCGCTGGACTCTGAGTACAAGCTGCACAGTATGGTCGGCCGGTCGCGCTCGATGCGCCGGCTGTTCGAGCAGATTTGCGTGGTGGCCGACTCGGATGCGAACGTGCTCGTGGTCGGTGAGACCGGCACGGGCAAGGAGCTGGTGGCGGAGACGATTCACTACTCCAGCCCGCGTCGCCAGGGGCCGCTCGTCAAGGTGTCCTGCGTGACGCTGCGCGAGTCGCTGATCGAGAGCGAGTTGTTTGGCCATGAGGAGGGAGCGTTCTCGGGCGCGATCCGGGCGCGGCCGGGTCGGTTCGAACTGGCGGCGGGTGGCACGCTGTTCCTGGACGAGGTGGACGACGTGCCGCTGTCGGTGCAGCCCAAGCTGCTCCGGGTGTTGCAGAGTCGCGAGTTCGAGCGGGTCGGAGGCGAGAAGATGCTGCGGGCCGACGTGCGGGTCGTGGCCGCGACCAAGCAGGATATCCCGCAGCTCGTAGCTCAAGGACGCTTCCGCGAGGACCTGTACTACCGCCTCAACACCGTCACCCTGCGGATGCCGCCGCTGCGCGAGCGCAAGGACGAGATTTCTGTACTGGTCGAGCACTTCGTGCGCAAGCACGACCGGCTTGAAGGCCGCGAGTTCTCTTCGGCGGCGCTCGACGTCCTGTGCCGCTATTCCTGGCCGGGCAACATCCGCGAGCTCGAACACGTGGTCGAGGCGGCCCTGGTAATGACGAAGGACCAGGTCCTCGAACCGCCGCATCTTCCCCATGACTTTCTCGAAACCGTGTCCATCCGCTCCGGCACGCTCAAAGTCGCCCTGCGGGACGAGCTGGCCGGCATCGAGCGGCAGACCATCGTCAAAGCACTGGCCGCCTCCGATGGCAACATCTCCCGTGCGGCCATGCACCTTCACCTCGCCCGCGGTACCCTGCGCGACCGGATGAAGAAGCTCGGCATCAGGGCGGCGCGGGGCCACAAGCCGCAGGCCACGAGGTCCAAACCCCGGACTCCCGAGGATCCCCAGAGTTAG
- a CDS encoding 50S ribosomal protein L27, with product MAHKKSGGSGKNGRNSPGQRLGVKTFGSERVTTGCIIVRQRGTRILPGANVGRAKDDTLFALVDGTVKFERASKDKRRVTVVPTA from the coding sequence ATGGCACACAAGAAGAGCGGCGGCTCAGGTAAGAACGGCCGCAACAGCCCGGGCCAGCGGCTGGGAGTGAAGACATTCGGCTCAGAGCGTGTGACGACCGGCTGTATCATTGTCCGGCAGCGCGGCACTCGCATCCTGCCCGGCGCAAACGTTGGCCGGGCCAAAGACGACACCTTGTTTGCCCTGGTCGACGGCACGGTGAAGTTTGAGCGCGCGAGCAAGGACAAGCGGCGGGTGACGGTAGTTCCCACGGCGTAG
- a CDS encoding MBL fold metallo-hydrolase, whose amino-acid sequence MRIKWLGHSAFLLSAADGTAIITDPYLSGSFNGEVKYGSIHDAADVVTVSHHHQDHDGVSGLPGKPKVIEGRGSHKVGSVSIVGVETFHDENQGAGRGRNTVFVFDADGVRVCHCGDLGHVLTAQQASAIGKVDVLLVPVGGTFTVDAAGARKVAAQLAATVIIPMHYKTDKLGFPIAGLEDFTQGEQNVKRVGSAEVELSAHKLPPEPEIWVLDHAL is encoded by the coding sequence ATGCGCATAAAGTGGCTCGGCCATTCGGCGTTTCTGTTGAGTGCTGCGGACGGCACAGCCATCATCACCGACCCCTACCTGTCAGGCAGCTTCAACGGCGAGGTCAAGTACGGCTCGATTCACGATGCCGCTGACGTCGTCACCGTCAGTCACCATCACCAGGACCACGACGGGGTATCCGGCCTTCCCGGCAAGCCGAAGGTGATTGAGGGGAGGGGCAGCCACAAGGTCGGGTCGGTCAGCATAGTCGGAGTCGAGACGTTCCATGACGAGAACCAGGGCGCGGGGCGCGGCAGGAACACGGTCTTCGTGTTCGACGCGGATGGGGTGAGGGTCTGCCACTGCGGGGACCTCGGGCACGTACTGACCGCGCAGCAGGCCAGCGCTATCGGCAAGGTTGACGTGCTGCTCGTGCCGGTGGGCGGCACCTTCACGGTCGACGCGGCCGGGGCGCGAAAGGTCGCGGCTCAGCTCGCGGCCACGGTCATCATCCCGATGCACTACAAAACCGACAAGCTGGGGTTCCCCATCGCCGGCCTTGAGGATTTCACGCAGGGCGAGCAGAACGTGAAGCGGGTCGGCTCGGCCGAGGTGGAGCTGAGCGCCCACAAGCTCCCGCCGGAGCCAGAGATCTGGGTTCTGGACCACGCACTCTAG
- a CDS encoding fumarate hydratase — MKEIQFDRIKDAVAKLCIDANCLLGDDVVQALKDGLKIEESPAGKDILNQLLENEQIARKEMMPICQDTGWAVVWLKLGSGVRVQGGELYDAVQQGVAKGYKDGYLRKSIVKDPLRRENTKDNTPAIIYADIVPGDGLEITVQPKGGGSENMSEVKMLSASDGAEGIKKFVVDRVARSKANPCPPVLVGVGIGGTFEKCAMLAKHSLLREVGSIHPDPFYAAMEKELLERVNKLGIGPQGLGGRVTALAVFVEAFPCHIATMPCAVNINCHAARHQTVTL, encoded by the coding sequence ATGAAAGAGATTCAGTTCGACAGGATCAAGGACGCCGTAGCGAAACTGTGCATCGACGCCAACTGCCTGCTCGGCGATGACGTGGTGCAGGCGCTCAAGGACGGCCTGAAGATCGAGGAGTCGCCCGCCGGCAAGGACATCCTGAACCAGCTGCTCGAAAACGAGCAGATTGCCCGCAAGGAGATGATGCCCATCTGCCAGGACACCGGTTGGGCAGTAGTCTGGCTGAAACTGGGCTCCGGAGTCAGGGTACAGGGCGGCGAGCTCTACGATGCTGTCCAGCAGGGCGTGGCCAAGGGCTACAAGGACGGATACCTGCGCAAGTCAATAGTCAAAGACCCGCTCCGGCGCGAGAACACCAAGGATAACACGCCGGCAATCATCTACGCCGACATCGTGCCCGGCGATGGGCTGGAGATTACCGTCCAGCCCAAGGGCGGCGGCTCTGAGAACATGTCCGAGGTAAAGATGCTCTCGGCCTCGGACGGCGCCGAGGGCATCAAGAAGTTCGTGGTCGACCGGGTGGCGCGGTCAAAAGCGAATCCTTGCCCGCCGGTTCTGGTCGGCGTCGGCATCGGCGGCACGTTCGAGAAGTGCGCGATGCTCGCCAAGCACTCGCTGCTGCGGGAGGTCGGCTCAATCCACCCCGACCCGTTCTACGCCGCGATGGAGAAGGAGCTGCTCGAGCGTGTGAACAAGCTGGGCATCGGGCCCCAGGGTCTCGGCGGACGCGTAACCGCGCTGGCGGTCTTCGTCGAGGCTTTCCCATGCCACATCGCGACTATGCCCTGCGCCGTCAATATCAACTGCCACGCGGCACGGCACCAGACGGTGACGCTCTAG
- a CDS encoding Fe-S-containing hydro-lyase encodes MAKKITAPLTAETVKDLRAGDSVLISGTIYTGRDLAHKRLTDSLKAGEKLPFDLAGAVIYYVGPSPAKPGQVIGSAGPTTSYRMDAYSPQLMENGLRGMIGKGNRTPVVLDAMKQHGAVYFAAVGGAAALMARTIKAARVIAYDDLGPEAVRELTVEDFPAIVINDMYGGDLYEQGVAKYKKD; translated from the coding sequence ATGGCAAAGAAGATCACCGCCCCTTTGACCGCGGAGACCGTCAAAGACCTGCGCGCCGGAGACTCGGTCCTGATATCGGGCACCATCTATACCGGCCGGGACCTCGCCCACAAACGGTTGACCGACTCGCTCAAGGCCGGGGAGAAGCTGCCCTTCGACCTGGCCGGCGCGGTCATCTACTACGTCGGGCCGTCACCGGCCAAGCCGGGGCAGGTCATCGGCTCGGCCGGGCCGACGACCAGCTATCGGATGGACGCGTATTCGCCGCAGTTGATGGAGAATGGCCTGCGCGGCATGATCGGCAAGGGCAACCGGACACCGGTGGTGCTGGACGCGATGAAGCAGCACGGCGCGGTCTACTTCGCCGCGGTCGGCGGCGCGGCCGCGCTTATGGCCCGGACCATCAAGGCGGCCAGGGTTATCGCCTACGATGACCTCGGTCCCGAGGCGGTGCGCGAACTGACGGTCGAGGATTTCCCGGCCATCGTCATCAACGACATGTACGGCGGCGACCTCTACGAACAGGGAGTCGCCAAGTACAAGAAAGACTGA
- a CDS encoding 4Fe-4S dicluster domain-containing protein, whose amino-acid sequence MAQVKGQKAKVKGQKAAASSAPSPQPPTPDPSSLITIYVMGEAYVVPKDLTIMKAMEYAGFRFIRGCGCRGGFCGACGTVFRTKDSYKLKVGLACQTVVTDGMYLTQIPFYPANKKEYDIAKEPANTQVLVRFYPEVMRCISCNSCTKICPQDIDVMGYINAAIRGDIEKVADMSFDCIMCGLCATRCPAEIVHYHVGLLARRLYGAKVAKKSAHLAERMKEIKAGKFEPGLDKLCGMDEKELSALFYDPKVRDVEP is encoded by the coding sequence ATGGCGCAAGTCAAAGGACAAAAGGCAAAGGTCAAAGGTCAAAAGGCAGCAGCGTCGTCTGCCCCTAGTCCCCAGCCCCCAACCCCTGACCCTTCCTCGTTGATCACCATCTACGTGATGGGCGAGGCCTACGTGGTGCCGAAGGACCTGACCATCATGAAGGCAATGGAATACGCCGGGTTCCGGTTCATCCGCGGGTGCGGATGCCGCGGCGGATTCTGCGGAGCGTGCGGCACGGTCTTCCGTACCAAGGACTCGTACAAGTTGAAGGTTGGGCTCGCCTGCCAGACCGTGGTCACGGACGGGATGTACCTGACCCAGATTCCCTTCTACCCGGCGAACAAGAAGGAGTACGACATCGCCAAGGAGCCGGCCAATACCCAGGTGTTGGTTCGCTTCTACCCCGAGGTCATGCGCTGCATCTCCTGCAACTCGTGCACCAAGATCTGCCCGCAGGACATAGACGTAATGGGCTACATCAACGCTGCTATCCGCGGTGACATCGAGAAGGTCGCGGACATGTCGTTCGATTGCATTATGTGCGGCCTCTGCGCTACCCGCTGTCCGGCCGAAATCGTCCACTACCACGTCGGCCTCCTGGCGCGGCGGCTGTACGGGGCAAAGGTGGCGAAGAAGTCAGCGCACCTCGCCGAGCGCATGAAGGAGATCAAGGCGGGCAAGTTCGAGCCCGGCCTCGACAAGCTCTGTGGGATGGACGAGAAAGAGCTGTCCGCGCTCTTCTATGACCCGAAGGTAAGGGATGTCGAGCCATGA
- a CDS encoding FAD-binding protein encodes MYPASMQDSIKRLDATRDARIKQGKIPLLGADGKKELLKGFHPDYIESSMRALAVGPNKGDRTPHEIADVLEAWPIADTARFDTEHPKFDVDVLIIGAGGAGVSAALVAAARGAKVLTVTKLRIGDANTMMAQGGIQAADKANDSPERHYLDVMGGGHFKNIPELARSLVSDAPGVIEWLEELGVMFDKDADGTMISIHGGGTSRKRMHAARDYTGAEIMRTLRDEFRNQNLELLEYCAAVELLTDEKGACTGAAFVNLETQEHFTVRAKTTIIATGGCGRLHVQGFPCTNHYGATADGLVLAYRVGAKLAFMDTIQYHPTGAAYPEQIFGLLITEKVRGVGAHLANNEGNRFIYELESRDITASAIIRECQGRNLGVVTPTGRLGVWLDTPLIEVLKGAGAVKKNLPAMYHQYERFGIYMDKEPILTYPTQHYQNGGILIDQSGLTEVKNLYAAGEVAGGIHGRNRLMGNSLLDILVFGRRAGIAAAEAAKSINLDGSGFAHVSAYTTELKAAGVPAERRSPMLLPEYRRAEFKTPFPFAALGCE; translated from the coding sequence ATGTATCCCGCTTCAATGCAGGATTCCATCAAGCGGCTCGACGCGACCCGCGACGCGCGCATCAAACAGGGCAAGATTCCCCTGCTCGGCGCCGACGGCAAGAAAGAACTGCTCAAGGGATTCCACCCCGACTACATCGAGAGCTCGATGCGGGCGCTGGCCGTCGGCCCGAACAAGGGCGACCGCACCCCGCACGAGATCGCCGACGTGCTCGAGGCATGGCCGATTGCAGATACGGCCAGGTTCGATACCGAGCACCCGAAGTTCGACGTGGACGTGCTGATCATCGGCGCGGGCGGGGCCGGTGTTTCCGCGGCGCTGGTGGCCGCGGCCCGCGGCGCGAAGGTGCTCACCGTGACCAAACTCCGCATCGGCGACGCCAACACGATGATGGCGCAGGGCGGAATCCAGGCCGCGGACAAGGCGAACGACTCGCCGGAGCGTCATTACCTCGACGTGATGGGCGGCGGCCACTTCAAGAACATTCCGGAGCTGGCGCGCTCTCTCGTTTCCGACGCGCCGGGCGTCATCGAGTGGCTGGAAGAGCTCGGTGTCATGTTCGACAAGGATGCCGACGGCACCATGATATCGATTCACGGCGGCGGCACTTCGCGCAAGCGGATGCACGCGGCCCGCGACTACACCGGCGCGGAGATAATGCGCACCCTGCGCGACGAGTTCCGCAACCAGAACCTCGAACTGCTGGAGTACTGCGCCGCGGTCGAACTGCTGACCGACGAGAAGGGTGCCTGCACCGGCGCGGCGTTCGTGAACCTCGAGACGCAGGAACACTTCACCGTCCGGGCGAAGACCACAATCATCGCCACCGGTGGCTGCGGCCGCCTGCACGTCCAGGGCTTTCCCTGCACCAACCACTACGGCGCGACCGCGGACGGGCTGGTGCTCGCCTACCGGGTCGGGGCGAAGCTGGCGTTCATGGACACCATCCAGTACCACCCGACCGGTGCTGCCTACCCGGAGCAGATCTTCGGCCTGCTGATTACCGAGAAAGTGCGCGGCGTCGGCGCCCACCTCGCGAACAACGAGGGCAACCGGTTCATCTACGAGCTGGAGAGCCGCGACATCACCGCTTCCGCCATCATCCGCGAGTGCCAGGGGCGTAACCTGGGCGTGGTCACACCGACCGGCCGCCTCGGGGTCTGGCTCGACACGCCGCTCATCGAAGTGCTCAAGGGCGCGGGCGCGGTGAAGAAGAACCTGCCGGCGATGTACCACCAGTACGAGCGGTTTGGCATCTACATGGACAAGGAGCCGATCCTCACCTACCCGACCCAGCACTATCAGAACGGCGGCATTCTCATCGATCAGTCCGGACTGACCGAAGTGAAGAACCTGTACGCGGCCGGCGAGGTCGCGGGCGGCATCCACGGCCGGAACCGGCTGATGGGAAACTCCCTGCTCGACATCCTCGTGTTCGGACGCCGGGCCGGAATCGCCGCGGCGGAAGCGGCGAAGTCCATCAACCTCGACGGCAGCGGGTTCGCGCACGTCTCGGCCTACACCACCGAACTCAAGGCCGCCGGGGTGCCGGCGGAGCGCCGTTCGCCGATGCTCCTGCCCGAGTACCGCCGAGCCGAGTTCAAGACGCCGTTTCCTTTCGCCGCTCTCGGCTGCGAGTAG